DNA sequence from the Marinilongibacter aquaticus genome:
TTGTTGCCTGTATACGATACCCGAATGTAGGTGATTGATCTTCTTTGGGCTTAAATCCAGGATCTCATCAGTAGGAAGTGGCGTTTTCCAATCGATAGATTTTTCTATCTGCATAGCTTTTAAACAAATGTCGAGGCTCAAAAGTTGTATATCTACCAAAAAATTATACTGCTTCTGAAACAAGGGCAGAAAAAGGTAATCGTAATATTGATAAAAGGGAGAGTTGCGGTAAGCGGCTTCTATCGTCCGCAGCTGTGTTCTCTGCCAAGCCGAATGGTTGTCGATTTTCACTTCCCGAATGTGCGTCTTCCCTGAACTCGCGTGTACCGGAATAATCAGGTTTTCCACTTTGTTGGCTCCCAAAATCTGAGCACGGTTTCTATACGTCTGTTTGAAATACACATCGCTTTCATTCAAAAATACGGGCTCATTTTGCAGCATTTTGGCAAAGAAACCGATTGGAGGAAGAAAATTAAGGTTGAAAATCATACAAGTCTTCTAAATAAAGCGGAAATTGCGAGCGTTAAAACTCAAACAAAAGTAAGACTTCTGCATAAAATACAAATGGTCAGTTTTTCGAGCCAATCGCTTCGCTTTCTTCTTCTTTTTGCTATTCCTTTTCTAGGCTTTATCCTTTCATCGGAAGCTCAAACCACGGTGATTCTCGAAGCTCGGGACGATTACAATGGAAAAGGCTTGGATGTGGAGTTTCGTGTCGAATCGGTGGCCACGAAGCATTCGTATACTATAAAAGTGGACGACGGCATAAAGTATATCGAAATGCCGAAAAAAGAAGATATCGTGATCAAAGCGATTTTGGATGGCTATTATGTGGAAGACAAAACTCTTTTGGCCGACGACATCAACAGCGATTCCTATGTTTTCCGCATGGCCAT
Encoded proteins:
- a CDS encoding WbqC family protein, with amino-acid sequence MIFNLNFLPPIGFFAKMLQNEPVFLNESDVYFKQTYRNRAQILGANKVENLIIPVHASSGKTHIREVKIDNHSAWQRTQLRTIEAAYRNSPFYQYYDYLFLPLFQKQYNFLVDIQLLSLDICLKAMQIEKSIDWKTPLPTDEILDLSPKKINHLHSGIVYRQQFGDEFVPNLSVVDLIFNLGPESKEVLIKEM